A genomic region of Fodinisporobacter ferrooxydans contains the following coding sequences:
- the cas6 gene encoding CRISPR system precrRNA processing endoribonuclease RAMP protein Cas6, translating into MLQELELNFSVLHDHRRNGNINEAIHGWLFHRLKVTSPSLADQIHNMRIKPFAIDAISKKGTVLTSGKRISASICIFSPQYSHSISDSLTHALGKDYEIGRVGVKFDQMSVKRKQTYEQLIEESFSRDYEQVQVTFVSPTSFRREGVQILYPSPELVLQSLHNRWKEFCPVKTTNMDTKWEERFVVSRYQLQTKLVVFDKYPIVGCVGNIQYTRSKHANYYQDKLAHALFQFGTYSGVGYKTTMGLGRMHVAF; encoded by the coding sequence TTGTTGCAAGAACTTGAGTTGAATTTTTCCGTATTGCATGATCATAGGCGAAATGGAAACATAAATGAGGCAATTCATGGCTGGTTATTTCATCGTTTAAAGGTGACAAGTCCATCTCTAGCAGATCAAATTCATAACATGCGGATCAAACCGTTTGCCATTGATGCCATTTCCAAAAAAGGAACTGTTTTGACGAGTGGAAAACGGATATCCGCTTCGATTTGTATTTTCTCTCCTCAATATTCCCACTCGATTTCTGACTCTTTAACACATGCGTTGGGTAAGGATTATGAGATCGGGAGAGTAGGGGTGAAATTTGATCAGATGTCTGTAAAACGCAAACAAACGTATGAACAATTAATTGAAGAGTCGTTTTCCCGCGACTATGAACAAGTTCAAGTAACGTTTGTTTCACCGACCAGTTTTCGACGTGAAGGCGTACAGATTTTATATCCTTCACCTGAACTGGTATTGCAATCATTGCACAATCGTTGGAAAGAATTTTGTCCCGTAAAGACGACGAACATGGATACAAAATGGGAAGAACGATTTGTAGTAAGTCGCTATCAATTGCAAACCAAACTAGTAGTATTTGATAAATACCCGATTGTTGGTTGTGTTGGAAATATCCAATATACACGAAGTAAGCATGCAAATTATTACCAAGATAAGTTGGCGCATGCATTGTTTCAATTTGGTACGTATTCTGGTGTAGGATATAAAACAACGATGGGCTTGGGAAGAATGCATGTTGCATTTTAA
- a CDS encoding 5' nucleotidase, NT5C type, with amino-acid sequence MNKRIAIDMDQVIADTLVSLLDYYNKQYDDCLTEKDLYGKKLREVAKCGIQVQELYKIPKFFKELKVMEHSQEVIRELSKHYEIFITTAAMEVPTSFTEKYEWLNEHFPFIPDSHIVFCGDKSIIHADYLIDDSPRHFTRFKGQGILYTAPHNLHVTGYTRVNSWKDVADMFLQSTL; translated from the coding sequence TTGAACAAACGAATTGCCATCGATATGGATCAAGTGATTGCAGATACGCTTGTAAGTTTGCTTGATTATTATAACAAACAATATGATGACTGTTTGACAGAAAAGGATTTGTATGGTAAAAAACTGCGGGAAGTGGCAAAGTGTGGAATACAAGTACAGGAATTATACAAGATTCCTAAATTTTTTAAAGAATTAAAGGTCATGGAGCATTCTCAGGAAGTGATTCGAGAATTAAGCAAGCATTACGAAATCTTTATTACTACGGCTGCAATGGAAGTCCCAACATCATTTACGGAAAAATATGAATGGTTAAACGAACATTTTCCGTTTATACCAGATAGCCATATCGTGTTTTGCGGCGATAAAAGCATTATCCATGCAGATTATTTGATTGATGACAGTCCAAGGCATTTTACGCGTTTCAAAGGACAAGGGATTCTGTATACAGCTCCACATAATTTACATGTGACTGGATATACGCGGGTCAATAGCTGGAAGGATGTTGCAGACATGTTTTTGCAATCTACCCTTTAA
- the cas5 gene encoding CRISPR-associated protein Cas5 codes for MDVLTFRAKVPYECGFRKETAVNTHPTYPLPPFTAWTGLIANALGFAQDVPLPWEIQLAQGILQQGSMHQSLTLIHKRAHPSETRYLYQSTLVSKERIYYPAYEVMVYTPDTQGFTDIVECISDPKRPLYLGASDDLVEIYDIKIDSAIPVKSSTFHSIVPFELGKMLTEARVVQLPVRYEYQPDVLHRELFYFMPQVETVGNKIPDQPTTIELDRPIEGYQVKDRVVQFVSC; via the coding sequence TTGGACGTATTGACCTTTCGCGCAAAAGTTCCATATGAGTGTGGGTTTCGAAAAGAAACGGCGGTGAATACACACCCTACATATCCACTGCCGCCTTTTACAGCATGGACAGGTTTGATTGCGAATGCGTTAGGATTCGCCCAGGATGTGCCGCTGCCTTGGGAGATCCAGCTTGCCCAAGGGATTTTGCAGCAAGGATCGATGCATCAGTCTCTTACGCTGATTCATAAACGTGCACATCCCAGTGAAACCAGGTATCTGTATCAATCGACACTTGTATCAAAAGAGCGGATTTATTATCCTGCCTACGAGGTTATGGTATATACACCGGATACACAAGGATTTACTGATATTGTGGAATGTATTAGCGATCCGAAGCGGCCGCTGTATCTTGGAGCATCGGATGATCTCGTTGAAATTTACGATATCAAAATAGACTCGGCAATACCGGTAAAAAGCAGCACATTTCATTCGATTGTTCCATTTGAATTGGGGAAAATGCTAACGGAAGCACGAGTGGTTCAACTGCCAGTACGCTACGAGTATCAACCGGATGTGCTCCACCGTGAATTGTTTTATTTTATGCCGCAAGTGGAAACCGTCGGCAATAAAATCCCTGATCAACCCACTACAATTGAACTAGACAGACCCATAGAAGGATATCAAGTGAAAGATCGGGTGGTGCAATTTGTTTCTTGCTAA
- the thiC gene encoding phosphomethylpyrimidine synthase ThiC, which yields MTKQVESTTNIDLKSAFPGSKKVYVQGTRSDLKVPMREIALEPSTTTSGVVENDPVRVYDTSGPYTDPEFAVDIRKGVAPIRRNWILEREDVEEYEGREVKAEDNGYSENDPRANREVFPGLNRRPLRAKSGKNVTQLHYARKGIITPEMEFIAIREQLSPEFVRDEVASGRAIIPSNINHPESEPMIIGRNFLVKINANIGNSAVTSSIEEEVEKMTWATRWGADTIMDLSTGKNIHTTREWIIRNSPVPVGTVPLYQALEKVGGVVEDLSWEVYRDTLIEQAEQGVDYFTIHAGVLLRYVPLTAKRVTGIVSRGGSIMAAWCLAHHQESFLYTHFEEICEIMKTYDVAFSLGDGLRPGSIADANDEAQFAELKTLGELTKIAWAHDVQVMIEGPGHVPMHKIKENMDLQLEICHEAPFYTLGPLTTDIAPGYDHITSAIGAAMIGWFGTAMLCYVTPKEHLGLPNKNDVREGVITYKIAAHAADLAKGHPGAQQRDDALSKARFEFRWRDQFNLSLDPERAIEYHDETLPAEPAKTAHFCSMCGPKFCSMRITQDIREYAAAKGLDSEEAINKGMEEKANEFRKAGSEIYQ from the coding sequence GTGACTAAACAAGTGGAAAGCACAACAAACATCGATTTAAAATCAGCATTTCCAGGAAGCAAAAAAGTATATGTGCAAGGTACGAGATCCGATCTCAAAGTGCCAATGCGGGAAATCGCGCTGGAGCCTTCTACAACAACTTCCGGTGTCGTTGAAAATGATCCTGTTCGCGTTTACGATACAAGCGGTCCTTATACGGATCCTGAATTTGCCGTTGATATTCGAAAAGGAGTCGCACCGATCCGCCGCAATTGGATTCTGGAGCGGGAGGATGTTGAAGAATACGAGGGGCGTGAAGTAAAGGCCGAAGACAACGGATACAGTGAAAATGACCCGCGAGCGAATCGGGAAGTCTTCCCGGGCTTGAATCGCCGACCATTGCGGGCAAAATCCGGTAAAAACGTGACACAGCTGCATTATGCCCGCAAAGGCATTATTACACCGGAAATGGAATTTATCGCAATCCGCGAGCAACTATCCCCAGAATTTGTCCGTGATGAAGTAGCGAGCGGTCGTGCCATCATCCCTTCCAATATCAACCACCCGGAAAGTGAGCCAATGATTATCGGACGCAATTTTCTGGTGAAAATCAATGCGAATATTGGGAATTCCGCTGTTACTTCATCGATTGAAGAAGAAGTCGAGAAAATGACATGGGCAACCCGCTGGGGCGCAGATACGATCATGGATCTTTCCACTGGGAAAAATATTCATACGACCCGCGAGTGGATTATTCGCAATTCCCCCGTCCCTGTTGGAACGGTTCCACTCTATCAAGCGCTCGAAAAAGTAGGGGGCGTCGTGGAAGACTTAAGCTGGGAAGTGTATCGCGACACGTTAATCGAGCAGGCGGAGCAAGGTGTGGATTATTTCACGATCCATGCGGGCGTTCTTTTGCGCTACGTACCGTTGACGGCAAAGCGTGTGACCGGAATCGTTTCCCGCGGCGGTTCGATCATGGCAGCATGGTGTCTTGCTCACCATCAAGAGAGCTTCCTGTATACGCACTTTGAAGAAATTTGCGAAATCATGAAGACATATGACGTGGCGTTCTCTTTGGGTGATGGATTACGTCCAGGCTCCATTGCTGATGCCAATGATGAGGCGCAATTTGCAGAATTGAAAACATTGGGCGAGTTGACGAAGATTGCCTGGGCGCATGATGTGCAAGTGATGATTGAAGGTCCGGGGCATGTTCCGATGCATAAGATCAAAGAAAACATGGATCTTCAATTGGAAATCTGCCATGAAGCGCCTTTTTATACATTAGGACCGCTTACGACAGATATTGCTCCGGGATATGATCACATCACATCAGCGATCGGCGCTGCCATGATCGGCTGGTTCGGAACAGCGATGCTTTGCTATGTGACACCGAAGGAACATCTCGGACTTCCGAACAAGAACGACGTTCGGGAAGGTGTCATCACATACAAGATTGCTGCACATGCAGCAGATCTTGCCAAAGGACATCCTGGCGCACAACAACGGGACGATGCTCTTTCCAAAGCGCGTTTTGAATTCCGTTGGCGCGATCAGTTCAATCTTTCCCTTGATCCGGAAAGAGCGATCGAATACCATGATGAAACTTTGCCGGCAGAACCAGCAAAAACAGCCCATTTTTGCTCGATGTGCGGTCCGAAATTCTGCAGCATGCGGATTACGCAAGATATCCGTGAATACGCGGCGGCAAAAGGTCTGGATTCAGAAGAAGCGATCAATAAAGGAATGGAAGAGAAAGCGAACGAATTCCGTAAAGCCGGCAGCGAGATTTATCAGTAA
- the cas7i gene encoding type I-B CRISPR-associated protein Cas7/Cst2/DevR → MKKAIGMNWLARADLSNLNSGEGIGNLTQLKLYRGNQYPYNSGQAVRHALFETLQREHGEVMKCLPESPCGQIETCWACDLRGYLIAEKLDENAKGTSDKRWSPLKVTPALGTKPVDLTTDLLLQFTANPAENRIANIQLTENIYRIGMCIDIANIGRQEKPVFIANGRKEKFSHWQESANISDDQRRQRVHAVLDAVYRLSGFAKQARGAVSLAPEVMFLSVQDHYHQRGLDVLLLDDEGNADISRVISYIQDRQFDGDQVLFAYTPGVITNGEEMAEAVRTTGLPVLSVRESFEKAKALVE, encoded by the coding sequence ATGAAAAAAGCGATAGGCATGAATTGGTTGGCTCGCGCTGACCTGAGCAATCTGAATTCCGGAGAAGGGATCGGAAATCTGACACAATTAAAGCTGTACCGGGGAAATCAATATCCTTATAATTCCGGACAAGCGGTGCGGCATGCATTATTTGAAACGTTACAGCGCGAACATGGGGAAGTCATGAAATGTCTGCCCGAGTCGCCTTGTGGTCAAATTGAAACATGTTGGGCTTGTGATTTGCGCGGATACCTGATCGCAGAAAAATTGGACGAAAACGCAAAAGGGACTTCAGATAAGCGTTGGTCTCCATTAAAAGTGACACCCGCCTTAGGAACAAAACCGGTCGATTTGACGACAGATTTGCTTTTGCAGTTTACTGCGAATCCGGCGGAGAATAGGATTGCCAATATCCAATTAACAGAAAATATCTATCGTATAGGAATGTGTATCGACATTGCCAATATTGGCCGTCAGGAAAAGCCGGTATTTATTGCCAATGGAAGAAAAGAAAAATTTTCTCATTGGCAAGAGAGTGCGAATATTTCGGATGATCAACGAAGACAACGAGTGCACGCTGTGCTAGATGCAGTATATCGGCTGTCCGGTTTTGCAAAACAAGCTCGCGGCGCAGTATCGTTGGCTCCGGAAGTCATGTTTCTCTCTGTTCAAGATCACTATCATCAACGCGGTCTGGATGTTCTGCTGTTGGATGATGAAGGAAATGCGGATATCTCTCGAGTCATTTCTTATATACAAGACAGACAATTTGACGGAGATCAAGTATTGTTTGCATATACGCCGGGCGTTATAACAAATGGGGAGGAAATGGCAGAAGCAGTGCGAACTACCGGCCTTCCTGTCTTGTCTGTAAGGGAATCGTTCGAAAAGGCAAAAGCTCTGGTGGAGTAG
- a CDS encoding PAS domain-containing sensor histidine kinase: MALSTTSNIQMTTFSNTLEDRFKQVQRLANIGVWEYDFQHQHYYITPQFYQILGLQPAASPLKLKELLKLVHPEDRKMFGNSFKQADSIPLEIEFRILRPDGTECYLHSKREAVYDQEGYLHLTGIVQDITSRKQMEQRLKATEQQCKLIAENVKDIICYCTADGICEYISPSVFPLLGYQPEEVIGHNLNDYYHEDDRQKLDEMFQQAFNGKEIDRFVYRVRHKNNTFLWCESSVKLIYNESGIVEKIVGIGRDITERVKVEESLRRSRNNLRNAQQIAHLGHWDWNLITDEIYISDEAYRIWGIEKTRAFTMDSFLFSSIMKEDLPKVMQSITDALRTGCFQIEYQIQRPDGMLRKVKSIGTVEFLEDGRPQRFFGIVQDITEWNETLLRLEESEQRFKSLNDHNPDGVCSFELSGKITGANPAFVEILGFSVEELNQLSLADLLYSMPNSSDSRDAFIQNTLRGGFMKNQEGLFKHKDGRIIAVCYTLVPIYIHEKLTGMFAIVKDITLQKQTEELLGKSEKLSVIGQLAAGLAHEIRNPLTSLKGFIQLLQSTAREEKHQNYYSIMQSELKRIEWICSELLVLAKPQVSDFKRINLPEIIENVIALLEMQAILNNVQMECQVDQGLPLVCCNEHQIKQVLVNIMKNAIDAMPNGGFLKILVKKQEDDQVLIECIDTGKGIPEAILDKIGEPFYTTKEKGTGLGLMVSQKIIENHKGTIQFKSQYCHGTTVRITLPIIDAFSDETKHMA, from the coding sequence ATGGCTTTGTCTACAACTTCAAACATTCAAATGACAACATTTTCAAATACATTGGAAGATCGATTCAAACAGGTTCAACGACTGGCAAATATCGGAGTATGGGAGTACGATTTTCAACACCAACACTATTATATTACACCGCAATTCTATCAAATTCTTGGATTGCAACCGGCGGCGAGTCCCTTAAAGCTTAAGGAACTTTTAAAATTAGTCCATCCAGAGGATCGGAAAATGTTTGGCAACTCGTTCAAACAAGCGGATTCAATTCCATTGGAGATTGAGTTTCGCATACTTCGGCCAGACGGGACGGAGTGTTATCTTCATTCCAAACGGGAAGCGGTTTATGATCAAGAAGGCTATTTGCACTTGACTGGCATTGTTCAGGATATTACATCACGCAAACAGATGGAACAGCGGCTAAAAGCAACGGAACAGCAATGTAAATTGATAGCGGAAAATGTAAAAGACATTATCTGCTACTGTACTGCTGATGGGATTTGTGAATATATTTCTCCATCCGTATTTCCGTTGCTCGGATATCAACCGGAGGAAGTCATCGGACACAATTTAAACGATTACTATCATGAAGATGATCGACAGAAACTGGATGAAATGTTTCAACAAGCATTCAATGGAAAAGAAATCGATCGATTTGTATATCGAGTTCGCCATAAAAATAACACGTTTCTTTGGTGCGAGTCATCAGTCAAATTAATCTACAATGAATCAGGTATTGTCGAGAAAATTGTCGGCATCGGCAGGGATATAACGGAACGGGTAAAGGTTGAAGAGTCATTAAGAAGAAGTCGCAACAATCTCAGAAACGCACAGCAGATTGCACATTTGGGCCATTGGGATTGGAATTTGATTACAGACGAAATCTACATCTCGGACGAAGCCTATCGTATTTGGGGAATTGAGAAGACAAGAGCATTCACAATGGATTCGTTCCTTTTTTCGAGTATTATGAAGGAAGATTTGCCAAAAGTCATGCAATCGATTACGGATGCATTGCGGACAGGATGTTTTCAAATAGAGTATCAGATACAACGGCCGGATGGGATGCTGCGAAAAGTAAAATCCATTGGCACTGTTGAATTTTTGGAAGATGGCAGGCCGCAAAGATTTTTCGGAATTGTACAGGATATTACAGAATGGAACGAAACACTGTTGCGTTTGGAAGAAAGTGAACAACGTTTTAAATCGCTGAACGATCACAATCCGGACGGCGTTTGTTCCTTTGAGTTAAGTGGCAAGATCACCGGAGCGAATCCTGCTTTTGTAGAAATTTTGGGATTTTCAGTCGAAGAGTTAAATCAGTTGTCATTGGCGGATCTTTTGTACTCGATGCCGAATTCCAGTGACTCAAGAGATGCGTTTATACAAAATACGCTCAGAGGCGGATTCATGAAAAACCAGGAGGGTCTTTTCAAACATAAAGATGGACGTATTATTGCCGTTTGTTATACACTTGTCCCAATCTATATTCATGAGAAGCTAACAGGCATGTTTGCAATCGTCAAGGATATCACGCTGCAAAAGCAGACAGAAGAGCTCTTGGGAAAATCGGAAAAACTTTCCGTCATTGGTCAATTGGCTGCCGGACTTGCCCATGAGATTCGCAACCCATTGACATCGTTAAAAGGTTTCATTCAACTGCTCCAATCCACCGCACGGGAGGAAAAACACCAAAATTATTACTCGATTATGCAAAGTGAATTAAAGCGGATTGAGTGGATTTGCAGCGAACTGCTGGTATTGGCCAAACCGCAAGTGTCCGATTTTAAGCGGATAAACCTTCCCGAAATCATTGAAAATGTGATTGCGTTATTGGAAATGCAAGCCATTCTCAATAATGTTCAAATGGAATGTCAGGTCGATCAAGGTTTGCCCCTTGTATGCTGCAATGAGCATCAGATTAAGCAAGTACTTGTAAATATTATGAAAAATGCGATTGATGCCATGCCAAATGGAGGATTTCTTAAGATTCTGGTAAAAAAACAGGAAGATGATCAAGTATTGATCGAGTGTATTGATACGGGTAAAGGCATACCTGAAGCAATTTTAGATAAAATTGGAGAACCTTTCTATACAACGAAAGAAAAAGGTACTGGCTTGGGACTCATGGTGTCACAGAAAATTATTGAAAATCATAAGGGGACCATTCAGTTCAAAAGCCAATATTGTCATGGTACGACTGTGCGCATCACGTTACCCATCATTGATGCGTTTTCTGATGAAACCAAGCACATGGCATAA
- a CDS encoding nucleotidyltransferase domain-containing protein, whose amino-acid sequence MHIQEQLVKLIQEINNVTSANKIYLFGSYAYGEPNENSDVDLCIVINNTDTGKRELVRSIRSRIAEVATIPVDVLVYDEYEFLERAYLESTMEHMIAHEGVCVYEQ is encoded by the coding sequence ATGCATATACAAGAGCAATTGGTGAAATTAATACAAGAAATAAACAACGTAACCTCCGCGAACAAGATCTATTTGTTTGGTTCATATGCGTATGGTGAACCAAACGAAAACAGTGATGTTGACCTTTGCATTGTAATCAATAATACAGATACTGGAAAAAGAGAACTTGTAAGATCCATTCGGTCTCGAATTGCCGAGGTTGCAACGATTCCAGTTGATGTTTTGGTTTATGACGAATATGAGTTTCTCGAACGGGCATACTTAGAATCGACAATGGAACATATGATCGCCCATGAGGGAGTCTGTGTGTATGAACAATAA
- the cas3 gene encoding CRISPR-associated helicase Cas3': protein MFLAKHNQTYEGHILDCLTIATHILTKYQVTMEKILKRLPGEFNLEFPVFRKLCIMGVFLHDSGKLTEEWQRAIHSSDQSGKKKLPAHTPYSFAVIQSLFPDMDISPLQLMKLASVSHHGLLTNDTYSGESNLATKGPIPFHVDGFNEIKQKLSVGYPELKDIPDLFGTEMLFDSTAKGNLLPNVISNRMRHIKQVYGRTSPKTKKLYIKSLFALFSWVISTADKWASRIANIELAGNVEKEYDAVVDMEKVERHLKVWSNREWPDITIEGEDLRPFQEDVEGAGPFVIAEAPCGEGKTLAALRWGLSQIRQGHANRLIICMPTQTTSNALYQQLITAYRIPKDHVGIYHGDAEFFYEHIKEELASKHDVDNKMEDPHEQGRPDPLFDSLVFQKSIVVTTADHLAYSFLHCYRYADYTFGAVQQAAIIFDELHVFDQTCMGNILDMCEVMTKLKISHLLMTATLPHFIEAAFYEKIPETYRKVRSAKFTDSVTDHYRYKLNRLSCAIFAEDDVHPILIEILQNSRGLRRIVYVNLVQDSVNMYGKIQHLFPDENVVLYHSEFTRIHRLRKEQSIQRLFKQSNGTWVEGDQSFDASRGTILITTQIAEISLDISADLMISALAPCDTLIQRAGRLHRKGKSGLTDVCDCPQCEKLHQKGIENLEFTLYVADLPEGDSNALFPYVSAEILKRESEHVLLRTKRTMENEQRMSAARESEWINRVYKGEALLSHSQMKKCIEEDCLFGATVQQRFGDEDSTQSDGGSGFAFRDIQVKKRTTLPYDAIKDSVDDSLQFFKNLAFSDFKEIVERDDWNITEENTNEQDINILLEKYRKYLHKHKLQLNFSRYRQIERNYSIVKFHGRYNSFLITDAPYRFSDGIHLRNSDQIQTTKES from the coding sequence TTGTTTCTTGCTAAGCACAACCAAACGTATGAAGGACATATTTTAGACTGCCTTACTATAGCAACGCATATTTTAACGAAGTATCAAGTAACAATGGAGAAGATTTTAAAACGATTACCCGGGGAATTCAATCTGGAATTCCCCGTCTTTCGCAAATTATGTATCATGGGTGTTTTCTTGCACGATTCGGGAAAGTTAACGGAAGAATGGCAGAGAGCCATTCATTCATCGGATCAAAGTGGAAAAAAAAAGTTGCCCGCTCATACACCGTACTCGTTTGCCGTCATCCAGTCCTTATTTCCGGATATGGATATATCTCCTTTGCAATTGATGAAGCTTGCAAGTGTCTCACATCATGGATTGCTTACCAATGATACATATAGCGGCGAATCGAATCTTGCAACGAAAGGCCCAATTCCGTTTCATGTAGATGGATTCAATGAAATCAAGCAAAAGTTGTCTGTCGGATATCCAGAGCTCAAGGATATTCCTGATCTTTTCGGGACGGAAATGTTGTTTGATTCGACGGCTAAAGGAAATTTGCTTCCTAATGTGATTTCCAATCGCATGCGGCATATAAAGCAAGTGTATGGACGAACTAGTCCGAAGACAAAAAAGCTGTATATAAAATCATTGTTTGCCTTATTTTCTTGGGTGATCAGTACTGCAGACAAATGGGCCAGTCGTATCGCAAATATTGAACTTGCAGGCAATGTAGAGAAAGAATATGACGCAGTGGTTGATATGGAGAAAGTGGAGCGGCATTTGAAAGTATGGTCGAATAGAGAATGGCCTGACATAACGATTGAAGGTGAAGATTTACGCCCATTCCAAGAAGATGTGGAAGGTGCCGGTCCGTTTGTCATTGCCGAAGCTCCGTGCGGAGAAGGCAAAACGCTTGCCGCTTTACGATGGGGACTTTCCCAAATCCGGCAAGGCCACGCCAATCGATTGATTATCTGTATGCCGACGCAAACGACTTCCAATGCGTTATATCAACAATTGATCACAGCGTATCGGATTCCAAAGGATCATGTTGGTATCTATCATGGAGATGCAGAATTTTTCTATGAACATATAAAAGAGGAATTGGCATCGAAACATGATGTAGATAACAAGATGGAGGACCCTCATGAACAGGGACGCCCCGATCCTTTATTTGATTCGCTGGTATTTCAAAAATCCATTGTCGTGACAACAGCCGATCATCTGGCGTATAGTTTTTTGCATTGTTATCGATATGCAGACTATACGTTTGGCGCCGTTCAGCAAGCGGCGATTATTTTTGATGAATTGCATGTATTCGATCAGACTTGTATGGGAAATATTTTGGACATGTGTGAAGTCATGACAAAGCTTAAGATTTCACATTTGTTGATGACTGCTACTTTGCCTCACTTTATCGAGGCGGCGTTTTATGAGAAGATCCCGGAAACCTATCGAAAAGTGAGGTCTGCCAAATTTACAGATTCTGTGACGGATCATTATCGATATAAATTGAATCGGTTGTCTTGTGCAATTTTTGCAGAGGATGACGTTCATCCCATATTAATAGAGATACTCCAAAATTCAAGAGGTTTGCGCAGAATTGTTTATGTGAATTTGGTACAAGATTCGGTCAATATGTATGGGAAGATCCAGCATTTGTTTCCGGACGAAAATGTGGTATTGTATCATTCGGAATTTACACGGATTCACCGTTTGAGGAAAGAACAATCGATTCAACGATTGTTTAAACAGTCGAATGGAACTTGGGTAGAAGGAGACCAATCATTTGATGCATCTCGAGGTACCATTTTGATCACAACCCAAATTGCCGAGATTAGCCTAGATATATCGGCTGACCTGATGATTAGCGCTCTTGCACCTTGTGATACTTTGATCCAAAGGGCGGGTCGCCTTCATCGGAAAGGTAAGTCTGGTTTAACGGATGTTTGTGATTGTCCTCAATGTGAAAAGCTTCATCAAAAAGGAATCGAAAATTTGGAGTTTACACTGTATGTAGCAGATTTGCCCGAAGGTGATTCAAATGCATTATTTCCTTATGTAAGTGCAGAAATTCTTAAGAGAGAGTCCGAGCATGTATTGCTACGGACAAAACGGACGATGGAGAATGAACAGAGAATGTCAGCCGCCCGTGAAAGTGAATGGATCAATCGTGTATATAAAGGTGAGGCTCTTTTGTCGCATTCCCAGATGAAAAAATGCATAGAGGAAGATTGTTTATTTGGAGCAACCGTACAGCAGCGATTTGGGGACGAAGATAGCACACAATCCGATGGAGGGAGCGGATTTGCTTTTCGCGATATTCAGGTGAAAAAGCGTACGACCCTGCCATATGATGCAATCAAAGATTCTGTTGATGATTCGCTCCAGTTTTTCAAGAACCTTGCGTTTTCAGATTTTAAGGAAATCGTAGAGCGCGATGATTGGAATATAACAGAAGAAAATACAAATGAACAAGATATAAATATTTTATTAGAAAAGTACCGAAAATACTTACACAAGCATAAACTGCAACTGAATTTCTCCAGATATCGCCAGATTGAACGAAACTATTCTATTGTAAAATTTCATGGGCGATATAATTCTTTTTTGATTACAGATGCACCCTATCGATTTTCTGATGGAATTCATTTAAGAAATTCAGATCAAATACAGACTACAAAAGAGAGTTGA